ttctaaaGCAGTGtagcatcacttgggaacttgttagaaaaacTAATTCTTGTGCCCCAAACCCATTGAATCAGAACTCTGGTGGCTGGGCCTGGGAATCTGTTCAAACCCTCCAAAGAAGTGGCAAAACTCAGTCTCTTATAACAGTTCTCCATTTTATCCCTTGATTCAGATCATTTATCCTGGTATCATTGTATATTTAACtgatgtaaattttatttttgttacaaaaGTGCTCATAAGGTTTTAGggtttaatttctaaatagttataattatatttagagtgatattttatttgattctaaTGAAAGTTTACTATATACCTATCATTTGGGCAACTATACACATGTATTTGGAAGGGATtacattcctttcttttcatttaatcatttgtaaaaatgtcacatttttaGGTGGATGCTCTCCGATTGCGTttggaagagaaggaaaccatGTTGaataagaagacaaaacaaattcAGGATATGGCTGAGGAGAAGGGGACACAAGCTGGAGAGATACATGACCTCAAGGACATGCTGGATGTGAAAGAGAGGAAGGTTAATGTTCTTCAGAAGAAGGTAAGGTGCACGTGTTCTGAGTTTAGTTTCCTACATCTGGCATATATCCTCATTCCtaccatgtatgtgtgtgtgtgtatatgtgcatatatatgtatatatattgatATCCTTCTCACCCTTTCCTCTGAAATgctcacttaaaaattttttttattttttatttttcttttatttttaaattttaattccagtatagttttttttttaaagattttatttatttgagagagagagagaatgagagagagagagagcacaagagggaagagggtcagagggagaagcagactccctgctgagcagggagcccaacgcaggactcgatcgcgggactccaggatcatgacctgagccgaaggcagtcgcttaaccaactgagccacccaggcgcccttaattccagtatagttaacatatatagtgttatattagtttcagatgtgcaatatagtgattcaggaATTCTGTACATACTTAGTGCTTATCATTAAGTATACTCTACTCATCAGGGacattggcctatagttctctctctctttttttttttgagtaggctccatgcccagtatggagcctgatgtgggcttgaactcatgaccctgagatcaagacctgagctgagatcaagagtcagatgcttaacctactgagccaaccCAGACGActctgtagttctcttttattGCAGAGTCtctatttggttttggtatcagggtaatgttggcctcatagaatgaatttggaagttttccttccttttttattttattttattattatttttttaaagattttatttatttctttgatagagcaagagcaggaacacaagcagggggagtgggagagggagaagaagcaggcttcccactgagcagggagcccgatggggactcgatcccaggaccctgggatcatgacctgaccgaaggcagacgcttaatgactgagccacccaggcgccctttccttttttattttttggaatagttggagaagaatacatattaacacttctttaaatatttggtagaattcgcctgtgaagccatctggtcctggacttttgtttgttgggagatttttttttttcatccaacaAGAAGCCATAACTTTATTAATGATAGAAACAGTACAAATTTCAAACCAAGCTGCAGTTATTCTTTTGAAACACCAAAAAAAGTCCTCGTTTTCAGCTGGTTACATTCTTAATTCCATAATAGCATTTACAATATCATTACTGTTGTTCTTCGGGGctcggactgcctttgctcttgaCACATTTCCTTGTGACATGACCATTTCTATATCCTTAACCTCTACACCGGTTTCATCACCCTcttcttcttcactttcttcttgTACAGTTGGAGTCTGTGTGTTTTCTTGAATGTTTGAGACAGCTTCACCTTGAACTTTGAATTTCTCAGCAGCTGCTAGTTGTGCTTGCTGAGATAAATCCTTCATCTTGGCTTCCCCAAAAACTATGTAGGTATCTGAAGCTGGACTCTTGTAGACATCTGGTTTTGTGATGACAAAGGGGATATTCTTAGATTTCCGGATAGTGACTCTTGTAACCCCTGTAACCTGTCGAAGACCCAGTTTGGACATAGCCTTCTGTGCCTTCTTTTCACTCCGGCTCTGTTTTGCTTTACTGACTGGTTCTAAATCGATTTCAGCAGCTGCTGCCAG
The sequence above is drawn from the Zalophus californianus isolate mZalCal1 chromosome 9, mZalCal1.pri.v2, whole genome shotgun sequence genome and encodes:
- the LOC113921825 gene encoding nascent polypeptide-associated complex subunit alpha-like, whose translation is MPGEATETVPATEQELPQPQAETGSGTESDSDESVPELEEQDSTQATTQQAQLAAAAEIDLEPVSKAKQSRSEKKAQKAMSKLGLRQVTGVTRVTIRKSKNIPFVITKPDVYKSPASDTYIVFGEAKMKDLSQQAQLAAAEKFKVQGEAVSNIQENTQTPTVQEESEEEEGDETGVEVKDIEMVMSQGNVSRAKAVRAPKNNSNDIVNAIMELRM